From the genome of Drosophila melanogaster chromosome 2L, one region includes:
- the t-Grip91 gene encoding testis-specific gamma-tubulin ring protein 91, whose translation METQPFKIELDEEMADYFKQPPGEDGNTEAYDLHMGILELSVSLGNFTHDVEKSVNFIAASNTTSKCSFDLELLNDFRIKFEQMEQEMDAEERALHDTRGNLFMRLYNELVDKEPDETKRCDYLKLFYDLFDSNKAPQESSTIRMEVSDRIHGQVQEILEPINRSPDAKEISSDSKLNMYFESKIFPNEVNTHSLPMILDLNKEICYQDKKAELHQVHTEIAHVEGYSLLESFAEIITCPTKGIRIDYGIAMLTEPKGISAELKASKTDLKMETISSNVHENNISIASHDDLANTSLIDVHFEGYSLIESYAEIITCPKDIRIDYGIAVLSELEDISAEPKDSKNDSKMETILSNVYGNNTSIASDDGFANISFNDKAILAVDDYIDCVSSMEPVDSSFKYNFTLVSSVVTNEQGLKSDNEEVIDTNMLKGINDGTEEMNDEFPEKVEVSKGLEDKNISSVVFDEADALNDPENATYSAFTDDLSKINDYCENSKKPEKPEARTSIKSDLNQYDSIRSANSSQPLPSTTTASRSMKSSYKGVSKIPIRVNSRKFSEIKCNKITIDAENEVGEKEMMVTEKEIPTFSEGEEMDADGISTLQDIDPKSPIVSPKREDQTLSQLRQAVSDVKVNILKEVDKSLELTFKKSSDILLNNSSRGIVKSELKNFGRNSKFTDELRVQHSETLSQNIYRPNDSATHNKSCKSLPNKSPRKKLDTSLPKFNEKNQTAGLNTKMVKCDDKPDDISSPRRDNDCSFAKNALNLKTTPEKSEQFFAYKGSGKIIELQISESTQLFLELEQYVQNEVENSNCLKVENSKNEDIADQIKDPKDQSSLTHNLSIDICRECCDQENREMISPTCSHINHICKDNKSGQMVCADEVDKSEDLSPLSLRIDEYTECCDLRINPEELNEFVDEKMMSPTLSQISQTSNLVKLQVLKTMDEFLSDVSAINNTIVDEEVEIDTPMLVESLREVSNEDLIINISEGFSDISPMSTPGHPPDDQDELSPILGQISKTVSDVKINILNEVDKSLSEITVKSVSAILQKRKSKEYFSNQHKSQDFDYLTDDLSGESVVKVSPLKNVDRFISEWTQKNPSDSILGKPYPKNLRYTSETSELSESSERESLSRNSNQILYLCKSCNAMLNYSEEVNKYFAGDFCINKKKFKVSDRNDLSNLERKFRQKWHHQRYVIAAPRAIIKSFKSNPAYGWSPDDPNAPDFYEQLDQFFEVTGQKKYRAGCDILFASIQLRLSQVLKRIVRHAPKNTSFPDLITIVGVAQLEQLLTRKERAAYESMRWQSRDKGDQDLSAESLFTDALHGMMGYGSPHLKLSSLTGRLQLRSPHHQESISESYLLLALGHFGYFYRELKEHLARLAEQGDTALALRKCLQKYLLNLHQFYDVQKRNPSSLLSLYRRTRDFQRNFEWLLEVFNNVQKAKSIVVYLYKESSRRTGYQRNLLLKWLRLVIQPLIYNLHIWLLNGRLPSTDHDMFVIEQTKYSKVDEFWEKRYRITESFSGIFDPQLSEILISVGKTMEYSEKYLAINFESCVPRKEVRCMLLETFDKFLRHGDQEPLYNFVRNLHLEISSKVLKYLRKTKINPEYLFSGLHKYIMLTDLNFIMEFINALESVLGEPESSFNIQLFNEMKNKMLHKSVRDIYIDKSESEGSRCWSKLILRWKMPTHWRALLGEDSKAYEVIFKAMWRFHYVYYVLNERVHRQQIRFQNHIECTYFEGLNDTLKCFSKLTNACLRLMNVLMEYFLDYLLEPAFARLLWYCRNAITVDELLVANRKYLKTIILGSLQTKNLRKYLERLYDLILQLDNKHWKFLRLCQTSVEYVIRVRKEKPQSIFSTYYRERMLQFRWTCQNYSDVINEMKDQFDLAMISFLLCLHLADDDSLRSLAKRLDPEHYYMEKDNRLDLVQYFEFRRKLERKRSL comes from the coding sequence ATGGAGACGCAGCCATTTAAAATTGAACTAGATGAAGAAATGGCAGATTATTTTAAGCAACCACCTGGAGAGGATGGCAATACCGAGGCTTATGATCTACATATGGGAATCTTGGAATTGAGTGTTAGCCTAGGTAACTTTACTCACGATGTGGAAAAATCGGTAAATTTCATAGCCGCAAGCAATACGACCTCAAAATGTTCCTTTGATCTGGAACTTCTCAATGATTTTCGGATAAAATTCGAACAAATGGAACAAGAAATGGATGCTGAGGAAAGAGCTCTTCATGATACCCGAGGGAATTTGTTTATGCGTCTCTATAACGAATTGGTAGACAAGGAGCCGGATGAGACAAAACGATGCGATTACCTTAAACTTTTCTATGATCTATTCGATTCGAATAAAGCGCCCCAAGAATCGTCAACTATCCGTATGGAAGTTAGCGATAGGATACATGGCCAGGTTCAAGAAATACTGGAACCAATTAATCGAAGTCCAGATGCCAAAGAAATATCGTCCGACTCGAAACTTAATATGTATTTCGAATCTAAAATATTCCCAAATGAAGTAAATACCCATAGCTTACCAATGATTTTGGACTTAAATAAGGAAATATGTTATCAAGATAAAAAAGCAGAGTTACACCAAGTTCATACTGAAATAGCACATGTTGAAGGCTATAGTTTATTGGAAAGTTTTGCGGAAATAATTACCTGCCCTACAAAGGGCATCAGAATTGATTATGGCATCGCTATGTTAACTGAACCGAAAGGTATTTCCGCAGAGCTGAAGGCTTCAAAAACcgatttaaaaatggaaacgaTCTCGTCAAATGTtcatgaaaataatatttctattGCTTCACACGACGATTTGGCTAACACTTCTTTGATCGATGTACATTTTGAAGGTTACAGTTTAATAGAAAGTTATGCTGAAATAATTACGTGCCCAAAGGACATCAGAATTGATTATGGCATCGCTGTGCTATCTGAACTGGAAGATATTTCCGCAGAACCGAAGGATTCAAAAAACGATTCGAAAATGGAAACGATCTTGTCAAATGTTTATGGAAATAATACTTCTATTGCTTCAGACGACGGTTTTGCCAACATTTCTTTCAATGATAAGGCTATTCTAGCTGTAGATGATTATATTGATTGTGTCTCCTCCATGGAACCTGTGGATAGCTCcttcaaatataattttacacTCGTTTCTTCAGTTGTTACTAATGAGCAAGGTTTAAAGAGTGATAATGAGGAGGTAATTGATACAAATATGCTGAAAGGAATTAATGATGGAACAGAAGAAATGAACGACGAATTTCCCGAAAAAGTAGAGGTGTCGAAGGGTTTGGAAGACAAGAATATTAGTTCGGTAGTTTTTGATGAAGCTGATGCTCTAAATGATCCTGAAAACGCAACTTATAGTGCTTTCACTGATGATCttagtaaaataaatgattattgtGAAAATTCAAAGAAACCAGAAAAACCCGAAGCTCGTACCTCCATTAAATCCGATTTGAACCAGTATGATTCCATTAGAAGTGCTAACAGTTCTCAACCTCTTCCCTCTACTACAACTGCCTCTCGTTCGATGAAAAGTTCATATAAAGGAGTATCTAAAATTCCTATAAGAGTTAACTCTCGTAAATTTTCAGAAAtcaaatgtaataaaataacaatCGATGCAGAGAATGAAGTAGGTGAAAAGGAAATGATGGTTACCGAAAAAGAAATTCCAACATTTTCTGAAGGCGAAGAAATGGATGCCGATGGAATAAGTACCTTACAGGATATCGATCCGAAATCGCCAATAGTATCGCCAAAGCGGGAGGATCAGACTTTAAGTCAACTAAGACAAGCGGTAAGTGATGTAaaggtaaatattttgaaagaaGTCGATAAGTCCCTTGAATTGACCTTTAAGAAATCTTCTGACATACTATTGAATAACTCGTCAAGGGGAATTGTTAAAAGCGAGTTGAAAAACTTCGGGCGAAATTCCAAATTTACAGATGAGCTTCGAGTACAACATTCAGAAACACTttctcaaaatatttatagacCCAATGATTCGGCCACACATAATAAATCGTGTAAGTCTTTACCAAATAAAAGTCCGAGAAAAAAGCTTGATACGTCATTGCCGAAGtttaatgaaaaaaatcaaacagcTGGATTGAATACGAAAATGGTCAAATGTGATGATAAACCAGACGACATAAGTTCACCTAGACGTGACAATGATTGCAGTTTTGCTAAAAATGCGTTGAATTTGAAGACAACACCAGAAAAGTCAGAACAATTTTTTGCTTACAAGGGTAGTGGGAAAATAATTGAACTTCAAATCAGCGAAAGTACACAGTTGTTTTTAGAACTTGAGCAGTACGTTCAAAATGAAGTTGAAAACTCAAACTGCTTGAAGGTTGAAAACAGCAAAAATGAAGATATTGCTGATCAAATTAAAGATCCTAAAGATCAAAGTTCATTGACTCATAATTTAAGCATTGATATATGTAGAGAATGTTGTGATCAGGAAAATCGGGAAATGATTTCACCGACATGCAGTCATATAAATCATATTTGTAAGGATAACAAAAGCGGACAAATGGTTTGTGCAGATGAGGTGGACAAATCTGAAGATTTAAGTCCGCTGTCATTAAGAATTGATGAATATACGGAATGCTGCGATTTAAGAATTAACCCAGAAGAATTAAATGAATTCGTTGACGAAAAAATGATGTCACCAACATTAAGTCAAATTAGCCAAACGAGTAATCTTGTTAAGCTTCAAGTTTTAAAGACGATGGATGAGTTTTTGTCCGACGTTTCAGCGATAAATAATACTATTGTAGATGAAGAAGTTGAAATTGATACCCCTATGTTAGTTGAAAGTCTTCGTGAAGTTTCGAACGAAGATTTAATCATTAACATCTCCGAGGGATTCTCTGATATTAGTCCAATGTCAACTCCAGGTCACCCACCCGATGATCAAGACGAACTTTCACCGATATTAGGCCAAATTTCGAAAACGGTTAGTGATGTCAAGATTAACATTTTGAATGAAGTGGATAAATCATTGTCGGAAATAACCGTCAAAAGTGTTTCTGCCATTTTACAAAAACGAAAATCTAAAGAATATTTCAGTAACCAGCATAAAAGCCAGGACTTTGATTATTTAACGGATGATTTGTCTGGCGAAAGTGTAGTTAAGGTAAGTCCTTTAAAGAATGTTGATAGATTTATATCTGAATGGACCCAAAAAAATCCTTCTGATTCTATACTTGGAAAACCGTACCCAAAAAATTTAAGGTACACGTCGGAAACTTCAGAATTAAGCGAATCCTCTGAAAGAGAGTCGTTAAGTAGGAACAGTAATCAAATCCTTTATTTATGTAAGAGTTGTAATGCAATGCTGAACTATTCAGAGGAGGTGAATAAATACTTCGCTGGTGATTTTTGtataaacaagaaaaaattcaaagtTTCTGACAGAAACGATTTAAGTAATTTAGAGAGAAAATTCAGACAGAAATGGCACCATCAACGTTATGTTATTGCCGCCCCACGCGCTATAATTAAATCCTTTAAATCGAACCCTGCATACGGGTGGTCACCTGATGATCCGAATGCTCCTGATTTTTATGAACAACTCGATCAATTTTTCGAAGTCAcgggccaaaaaaaatatcgCGCAGGCTGTGATATATTATTCGCATCGATACAACTGCGGTTAAGTCAGGTTCTAAAACGTATCGTAAGACATGCTCCAAAGAATACGAGCTTCCCCGATTTGATAACTATTGTGGGTGTAGCCCAGTTGGAACAGTTGCTCACTAGAAAGGAAAGGGCAGCATATGAATCCATGCGCTGGCAGTCAAGGGATAAAGGTGATCAGGACTTATCTGCAGAGTCTCTATTCACCGATGCTCTCCACGGTATGATGGGCTATGGTTCGCCCCACTTGAAATTGTCATCATTAACAGGAAGACTACAATTGCGTTCACCTCATCATCAGGAAAGCATAAGTGAGTCATATCTGTTGTTGGCCCTTGGTCACTTTGGATACTTTTATCGGGAGCTGAAGGAACATCTTGCGAGGCTTGCCGAACAGGGCGATACTGCTCTTGCCCTTAGAAAATGTCTACAAAAGTATCTACTTAATTTGCACCAATTTTATGATGTACAGAAAAGGAATCCCAGCTCACTGCTTTCCTTGTATCGCCGAACTCGAGATTTTCAACGGAATTTTGAGTGGTTACTAGAGGTATTTAACAATGTTCAGAAAGCAAAGTCTATTGTTGTCTAcctttataaggaatcaagcCGAAGAACCGGATATCAAAGGAACTTACTACTCAAATGGTTAAGATTGGTAATTCAACCATTAATATATAATCTTCACATATGGCTTCTGAATGGTAGACTCCCTTCTACTGATCACGATATGTTTGTCATTGAACAAACTAAATATTCAAAGGTAGATGAATTTTGGGAAAAACGCTACCGGATCACAGAGTCTTTCTCTGGTATTTTTGACCCTCAGTTAAGTGAAATTCTGATAAGTGTCGGAAAAACTATGGAATACTCTGAAAAGTATTTGGCCATTAACTTTGAAAGTTGTGTACCTAGAAAAGAAGTTCGTTGCATGTTGTTAGAGACATTCGATAAGTTCCTTCGCCACGGGGATCAGGAGCCACTCTACAATTTCGTTCGAAATCTGCACTTGGAAATATCAAGCAAGGTTCTAAAGTATCTTCGGAAGACTAAGATCAATCCGGAGTACCTGTTTTCTGGGCTCCATAAGTACATAATGCTTACGGATCTTAACTTTATCATGGAATTCATCAATGCGTTAGAGTCCGTCCTTGGTGAACCTGAAAGTTCCTTCAATATACAACTCTttaacgaaatgaaaaataaaatgttacaCAAATCAGTTCGGGACATCTATATAGATAAGAGCGAGTCCGAGGGATCCAGGTGTTGGTCAAAGCTAATACTTCGTTGGAAGATGCCGACCCATTGGAGAGCGCTACTCGGCGAGGATTCCAAGGCATACGAGGTTATCTTTAAAGCAATGTGGAGATTCCATTATGTTTACTATGTGCTCAATGAAAGAGTACATCGGCAACAGATCCGGTTTCAAAATCATATTGAATGTACATATTTTGAAGGCCTTAATGATACACTCAAATGTTTCTCCAAGCTTACAAACGCCTGTTTGCGCCTAATGAATGTTCTAATGGAGTATTTTTTGGACTATTTATTAGAGCCTGCATTTGCAAGACTTTTGTGGTACTGCAGGAATGCAATTACCGTCGACGAATTACTGGTTGCCAATAGAAAGTATCTGAAAACCATCATATTGGGATCCCTGCAAACGAAAAATCTACGAAAATATCTGGAGCGACTTTATGATCTCATACTTCAACTTGATAATAAGCACTGGAAGTTCCTAAGACTATGTCAAACGTCAGTGGAATATGTGATTAGAGTTCGCAAAGAAAAGCCACAAAGCATTTTTTCCACCTATTACAGGGAACGAATGCTGCAGTTTCGTTGGACCTGTCAAAATTACTCGGATGTTATCAATGAGATGAAAGATCAATTTGATTTGGCAATGATTAGCTTTCTATTATGTCTTCATCTAGCTGATGACGACTCTTTAAGGAGTCTAGCCAAACGATTGGATCCCGAGCACTATTATATGGAAAAGGATAATAGATTGGATCTAGTACAATATTTCGAGTTTAGGAGAAAGCTGGAAAGGAAAAGATCACTGTAA